The nucleotide sequence CGTGCACTTCGACGAGGAGTGCGGCGTGGCCCTGGACGTCGATCTCGGAGATCGCGGCGGGCACGTCGCTCAGGCCCTGGGCCACACGCAGCGAGGCGGCGTCGAGGAGCTCGATCGTCGCGAGTCCGAGCTCCGTGAGAGCGGGAAGCGCGGTCATCGCCGCGGACAGGGTCTCGAAGACGAGCAGGCCCGTGGCGATCGCGGGGCGCACCTCGATGGTGCGGAAACGGGCCTCGGCGACGAAGCCGAGGGTCCCTTCCGAGCCGATGAGGAGGTGCTCGAGGATGCGCACCGGGTCGTCGAAGTCGAGCAGGGCGTTCAGGCCGTAGCCCATCGTGTTCTTCATCGAGAACTGCTGTCGCAGGAACGTGACCTTCTCGGGAGAGGTGAGCAGGCGCTCCCGCAGGGAGGAGAGCCCAGCGAACAGCGCAGGCTCCGCGGTGCGGAGCACCTCTGCGGCATCCGCGCGCCCGGTGTCCAGGATCGTGCCGCTGGGCAGGACGACGACCATCGACGTGATCGTCTGATAGGAGTTCTCGGTGATGCCGCAGGCCATGCCGCTGGAGTTGTTCGCGACGACGCCGCCGATCGTGCAGGCGATCTCGCTCGCCGGATCCGGCCCCAGCTTGCGGCGATATCGGGCCAGTCGCGTGTTCACCTGGCGGACGGTGGCACCGGGGCCGACGCGGACAGCGGCGCCGTCGTCCTCGATGTGGATGTCACGGAAGTGGCTGCGCGTGTCGACGAGGATGTCGCCGCTGATGCCTTGGCCGGAGAGGCTGGTGCCGCCGGAGCGGAAGGTGAGGGTGCGCCCCGCCGCGCGGACGGCGGTGAAGGCCCGGGCGACGCCCTCGGCGTCCGCGGGGGAGAGCACCGCGTCCGGGACGAGGAGGTAGTGCGACGCATCGTGCGCGCGGGCGAACCGGTCGATGGACCGGGCGTGGACCTGCGTCCCGGCACCGAGCAGGGCCGGGTCGAGGGGGTGGTCGAGGGTGGTGGGCACGGTGCTCCTCTGCTCCGCTCAACGATTGTCAGACAAGTGTACTGAACGACGGGCCGCTCACTAGACTGTTCCGCATGACCTCGATCGCGGAGCGCCCCCTGGGCGTCGTCGGCGTGGTCGACGCCGTGACCGGACAGCTTCGCGCGCGGATTCTGTCCGGCGAGATCCGCTCGGGGGAGCCGCTCACCGAGGCGGCCGTCTCCCAGGCCTACGGCGTCGCCCGGCCGAGTGCCAAAGCGGCCATCGAGCAGCTGGTGGCCAGCGGGCTGCTCGTGCGGACGGCCCATCGCACCGCGCGCGTGGTCGGCATCGAGGCGGAGACGGTCCGCGACGTCTATCGCACGCGGATCCGGCTGGAGAGCGCGGCACTGCGCGAACTGGCGGAGAGCACCGCCGTGCCGGCGGCCGCCGTGGAGGCGAACGCCGAGCTGCAGGAGATGGCTCCGGGCCCCGATCCCGCGACGGTCGATCCCGACCTCCGCTTTCACACGGCCCTGATCGACGCGCTGGGCAGCGAACGCACCAGCCGCATGTACCGGAGCGTCCTGGATGAGGTGCGGCTGTGCATGGCGCAGGTGCAGGGGCGTCGTCTCCTCGACGCGGAACTCATCGCCGCGCAGCACGCCGAGATGCTCGAGGCGGTCGCCGCCGGGGATGCGGAGCGTGCGGCCGCGGTGCTGCGTGCCCACCTCGCCTCGGCGGAGGATCGTCTCGTCGAGGCCCTGAGCGCCTCCTGACGTCAGCCTTCGTCGGTCGATGCGTCCGGGATCTGGATCGGGGCATCCGTCGGGTCGGCCCAGACGGGAGCCGGCAGAGGCGTGTCGACGGCTCCGGCCTGGATCGCCCGCAGCGCCTCCGTGATCTCGTCCGCGTTCTCGGGGACCGCAAGACCGCACGTGCGCAGCTCGGACGCGAATTGCAGGGTGAGCCGGATCTTGCCGGCCTCGATGGCCTCCGAGGTGGTGCCGGTGCGGATTTCGCTGCCGGTCTGGATCGCGGGCACCTCATCGCACACGTGGTAGACCTTGCCGCCGTCGACCCAGACCACCTCGTCCGCACCGAGGAGCTGGATCACGGCGGACTGGTCCGCCGTGTACTGCTCGACCGAGGGCGGCGCGAAGCTGGTGCCGATGACGGCCGCGAGCACGGCCAGGACGATGCCGACCACTCCGGCGGTCGCCTTCTGTCCTTTGTCCATGTCCTTGTTGAGGAAGATGAGGATGACGAGGGGGAGGAACGCGACGACCGCGATGATCGCGCCGAGCTGGTTCTGGACGAAGAACTTCGTCTTGTCCACGCGCCGCGCCGGGTCGAGGGTGTTGGCCTTCTTCCACAGGATCGAGCCGATGATCGACAGCGCGGCGATCACGACCAACAGGACGAGCAGGGCGACGAAGGCCCACTGCGGGAACTGCGCGGTCGCTCCCTGCTCTTCCAGGAGGCCGGTGTCCGGATCGCGGAGCAGCGCGCCGCCCTCGTCGACGAACTCGCGCTGGCGCAGGAGCCAGAAGATGCCGGTGGCCTCGCCCGCGATCGCCAGCGCCCAGAGGACGGCGGCGATGATGCGGAAGCGTGTCGCGGAGGTCTTGGCCGCAGGGCTCGGCGTCCAGCCCGCGGGCGGTTCACCGGTCGTGGGGCGGCGCGGGGGAGAGGACGGAGTGTCCTGGTGGTCAGCCATCATGGTCCTTTCCCGCGGAGGCCTCGGCGGCGGTGCCCAGGCAACCCCGATCCTAATGTCCTCGGT is from Microbacterium sp. BLY and encodes:
- a CDS encoding GntR family transcriptional regulator — encoded protein: MTSIAERPLGVVGVVDAVTGQLRARILSGEIRSGEPLTEAAVSQAYGVARPSAKAAIEQLVASGLLVRTAHRTARVVGIEAETVRDVYRTRIRLESAALRELAESTAVPAAAVEANAELQEMAPGPDPATVDPDLRFHTALIDALGSERTSRMYRSVLDEVRLCMAQVQGRRLLDAELIAAQHAEMLEAVAAGDAERAAAVLRAHLASAEDRLVEALSAS